In the Camarhynchus parvulus chromosome 12, STF_HiC, whole genome shotgun sequence genome, CTTTTATTCATCTCCTTTCTCTATCTTCCTCCTGGTGTGacagaaatgcagctcttgCAAAAAGCACTAATGGAACATATGCTGCTTGAGCTCACATTTTGCAGACCAAGAATGAGTAGtgaagcaattttaaaatatttctctctatGCCACAGTTTTCCATTAAGGCATGACTCTAAACCTGGAAGTGGCATCTAGTCCTCTGCAGGATGATGCAGTAAAAAGTCCTGTACCCAAATTCTCACTCTAGATATTTAACCACTACTGGGAACTACAGGTAGGTTTTGCTGAGTCACATTCCATACAACTTTCACTTTCAAAGCCAATTCTACCACATCTTTGTGTTTGTCTTGAAAGCCCTAAATCCATGCACATAATATTCATGTATATCAATGCAGCTTAGAAAAGCAGAACCAAgaggctcagcccagcagcacgATACATACATGATTACCTTGGCTGGAGCTGACAGGAcgaggcagagagggagaggaaggacgAACAGTAAGAGAAGAACAGTTTGatttggagctggcagcagtgagcCTGGAGTCCTCACTGATCTAATAAAGAAAGTACGcagcaattaaagaaaaaactaaatACACAGGACACATGAGATCCTGAACTAAAGTAAGTCCACACAAGCTTTCTCAATTTTAGTAAAAGGAAAGTTAGtgccagcttttttttttcctttttggtagGGGGTGGTGGGAGTGGTCACCTCCTCTAAGTCTCGTTTTTCACACTAGGTGGAATTCCACTAAGAATCCTTTTAGAGAAGTCATTCTGATCACTGACTAATCACTGTATTGACAGAATTGGCAGCATCACAAgtcaaaagaatgaaaacaggaTTTCTACATTGTAGGGACAGAACCTCTTCTGTCCCTACACTGATTTCCAAACCAAGACTAACCAACtacacagcacacagccaggtATGAGGGAAGACAAGGAGAATTCAGatttctgattctctcccaCTGCTGAATACCCACAGGAAGAAAGTTTGGGGAAGTAATCTCAGTACTCTGCAACACAAGCAGTAAAATCACAGCTCTGAAATACTTGTGTAAGATACAAAATACGGCTGTTAAGGTCAACTGTGAATTCACTGTGTACACCATTAagtaattttatcttttcctccCACTTCCTCTCTCCCGAGCCAGCCCACAAACAGAAGGTCAGATAACTACCAAAAATGCATTGAAAACTAAATAGGAAAAAGAGGCAACATTAAAAGTTCATATCACATTAAAACACAAAGCATAAAATTTTTAATGCTAAGGAAAATTCACTGCATTCTGCTTACATCTAACCTgtagaagtaattttttaaggCTTTGTAAGCTGCACATTATACTTCTCTCACAGCACCAGACTCACCTTTTTATCAGAGTTGCTGAGTTTGTATTTCAcctcctttgctttttgaatAGCTTTTAGCACTTCCACTGTGTCTAGCTCCTTTTCTGTGGTAACAGTGTTATCCaaacaaacctaaaaaaaaagttaaaatatctAAAAGTATTGAAAATGAGGCATTCTCTAATTTTTATTAATGGAATCATCAAAAATTACCATAAACTCAATACAAACCATGTGCATCTTTGTAACCATTACACAGAAACAATTGCCACATTAGACCTTGAGCTAACATCACTTTAATGCAAACTCAGCAACGTTTGGTAAGTGTAACACCATTCCAGCACAACAGTGTTTCAATATTAACAGACTGTTACCCAATGAGGCAGAGTAAAGTCTCATTTACATCCCGGAGCACAGCTGAGTAACGTTAATAAGGTTTCACTCTCTATACACCTTCTCCAATGCACACTGAAAACTCATCAGGTTTTCAGAGCATTTGCAGCActtccctgcccaggcagaagggagggggagaagagcagccctgggctcaccTCTGAGGCTCTGTCTCCAAACTGAGCGAGGACTTTGGTGCGGTAATCAGGGATGATGCTCAGCGGGTTGCTGGATAACATCACCTTCTCCAAGCATGGCAGGCCACCGATATTTTTTACTTCATCAATCTGAAAGTATTTGAGAATAAAAGGATGAATACACACtggcaaaatgaaaatgagcaCACAGACCGAGCATTTCTTCCATAGATTACATACAAACAACAACCAGGAAAAATCACTACAGCCACTTTTATTTATCTGCAGTTAGATCCACTAAAAGAAATTGCTTCTGATCTACGACACATTTTGACACCAAAAGTCAACAGTTACCTGTTCTATTTTGTTGTTGCTCAGATCCAAGTTGACTAATGAGTACAGTTTGTTAAGACCACACAGCCTTTCCAGTTGATTTCCTGCTAAATTCAGAGTTTTGATGTTTCCCAGTTTTGTGTGAACACCTTCTAGTGATGTAAGTTTGTTGTAGGATAAGTCCAGGTGAACAAGGTTGTACAGATGCTACAATAGCACAGAAAATTCATGTCATACACCAATTAAAATGAACTAAGATGCTATCTTATAGCTGGCTCATTTTATTGTGCAACAGTGTTTTCTGGACACTACATAGCATGAAAGACATGACCTGAAACTGTTCATTACAAAGGTTAAAGCCTGTAGAAATGGAATTTCCTCCACTGCATTTTTACTAACCCACATATACAGCTGGCAGTGAAGGAATTTAGTTAAGAACTAAATGTATGTCAATATtggcaaagaaattaaaatatcccAGAGCAGTTAAGAAATGCATCACTAAAAGAGTACTTGATGTTACAAACAAGCAGCTATTTGGGCTGAAACTACTCTCCATGAAGATGAGCAACAAAATTCTGAAGCATGAAAATCTGTGTTCTAAGCCCTCAGGCATTTGGGTAAAAAATTCATCTTCAAATGCATCACTTACCTGTAAATTTTCCACCACAGACACCCCATTGTGACTCAAATCCAGGAACTCAATctttggaattaatttctagaagggaaaaaaaccccacatgtGTTAAATGCACTTTAGTTTTAAGTCAGGCCACACTTCCTTCAGCATCTTCTGACCAACAAAAGCAATGGAAAGGTGTTATCCAACACAGTCTCTCTTCCCAGCTTCTGGCATTAAGAAAGCATTCTGTGTGACTAGGGTCAAAAAAGAGCTGAGTCCTGCTCTTAAGAAAACCAGGTTACTCTAAGGTGCACCATTCAGTTTTAATCTAAAACCTGGTTTCTTACTGAAGACAAATAATTTCTCCTAGCTTATCCCCACTAATTATAGATAAAACTCACTAATGCTGCTCCGGTCTTAGCAAACAGATAAACCAGGGGATTTATGCTACACACAAACCTGGATAAAGACAGTAGTACCAAAACCTAGAGTAAGTCCATTACTGATTACACCAGCCAACAACTACAAGGTCACACAAACTTgtagaaaatgcattttaactAAAAAATCCTTTTACTTTTGGAGGTCTCAAACCTTGAACTTGATGCTGAATTCTGACATCAGTGTTTTGCATCTGCTTTATTTTGGTTGTAATCTCCAAATTGATTTGCCTCAACAGGCCAGTTAAGACCTGCACACAGACCTGAAGCATCTTAAATCTACATCACAAAAAATTATGAACAAGATAATTACGCTCCAAGTCTATGATGTCTGGTTGAGCTACACATGTAACTATTTCCTGCTTCACAAGAGTAGCTCAAGTAAAAAGCTTTGTTCATATTTTACCATGCTCTTGTGatgaatgttaatttttttcttaatagctgatttgcaaaacaaaattttaaagtacTGGCAAAATACtccaaattttgttttcatgcttttcatATTGTTTTGATGTCAAGAAAGCTGCCAGCAAgtcatacatttttaaatatgcaGGAAACTCCAGCCTTGATAACTGCTCCGAAGTTGAGCCATgaggtgttttttctttaaaaaaaaaattaaaaaaaattctaattggCTCCTACAGCCAAGGCAAACAGTAAAAGCATATTTCAAAAAGTGAGAATTCATGGAAATGCCTACAGAACACAAAATGACAAAAGTACTCTCCTTTAGCAAAGGAAATGAAGTTCTTATAGAACAAATCTCCTAAGCATTAACTTGGATAGATAACCAACAAAATGTAACTGAAAATTCTCCAGAAAAAGCAGTAGAGCAAATCCAAAATCCTTGCTGTGTATAATGTGCCACAGATAAGTAATACTTTTTtccacaaattaaaaatacttcttacCACTGAGTCATCAATTTCAGAGATGCTGTTGTGACTCATGTCCAAAGTTGTTAAAGTTCTCCAGGTTGGGATAATTGCTGTCACTGGACAACTTGAATCCAGTGCATCCTCTGGCTCCCAGTGATCAAACTCAGAGGCCTCAGGCACCAGGATTTCCTATTTAAGAGAGGGACACCAACATTTGGTTTACATCTTCAGGGAAAGCTAATGGATTTGGAAACTATGCCAACAATCCCATGTAAGCAAGCATCACAAGTGTCCCTGTGAAGGGACACATCCAAACACTTCCCTCACTGAAACTTGAGATTCTGTAAATTTAGAAAACCCTTAGTGTTCCAtggttttaaaaacagaacCTGCAACAGGCAGTACAGAAAACTCCATGAACTCCAAATGGATATTTCCCCATTGAGCATGTTGGTTTTGCACATGCTTTGAACACTCACCAGAGGGAGGAACTTGCTCTTACCTTCATTGATGTTGCTGAAAATCGAACACTCAGTGTGGCCAGAGCATGTTTTGATGAAGTCAGCCCTTTGATAAGCTTTCCCCCACAATGACtgatctatttaaaaaaattacattacaaAGTCAGAAATGTTAGGACAGACAAATGAGACACGAAAGAGATAGCTGAAAGCTTCAACAGCAGACTCTACAGCAATCTGCAAAGTAGTTACAGCATTTCCTTAAAATCTCCTGAGATTATCAGGTCAGAAACACTGACACTTGGCAAAACTAAAGCAAGAAATTAGAGACATaactacagaaaaatgaaattcaaacaTATAATTAAACAAAGCTTCTCCACTGACTTTCCACTGTCTCATGTATTCAAGGTGAAACTACCCAGGTGATTGAAGAGGTCACAGCATTTTTACTGTTACCTAAAAGAGATCTATTTCAAGCTATGACTCTACCTGCAGACACATTCATTTGAGTATCAGATGTCCTTTTtattataagaaaaaagaaatgcctAGAAAGTGAGGACACTAATCTAATGACCTGCAGTCAGCTAATTACACAGACTAAGTTTAAGATtacaaagtctctttttctgcagctcaATTTGAAACAACATTACTGAAAATCTGCTACAGTGTCTGTCCAGGTCCTTCTCTGAAGACAGTCACACACATTGTGCAACCATGAGAGCTGGCACATTTGCTGGTTTATCAGAGAAACCacaatgaaaaattgaaaaatctcTGTCATTcttgaaaaaattcttcccagaTCACCACTGTTACTTTTTGGACAGTGCTTACTTTGGGATAAAAGTGTTCATCTACTGTCAGTCAATCCAAAACCTTTCATGAACATACAATTTCAAAAGTATTCAAGAtctaaaatcttttttcctcatattcatTCTcacagaaaaggggaaaattgatACAATTCTGCATTATCCTCTTTGCTGTGTTAGACTCTCTCACTCTATTGTAGTTTCTTTCCCATATGAGAATGACAATAAATCACTGACTTCAGAAATATACTTCAGTTCTCAACCAACAATTGTCTCATATCAATGAGACAATAGCATTCATGTACTAGAAAAAGTACAGCATCCACCAAAAGTGCACAGACTGCATGACAGAATTGGATAGTCTCTCTCTCTGGAAAGAGCTGAAGTGGTCAAGAAGGTATTTCAAAAAATGCCCATTGAAAACTGCTAGAAACCCTGGTATTTATATTGCAAGCAGAGCAATGAAAAACATCTGCAAATTATCAAGCAAGCAGCACTACACCCAAAAGGGCACTTTGACAAATTAATGTCAGGGCATTTTCACAAATACTTGacataccttttttttccccctaataaAAAGCACTTTGTAATAGGGGATCCTACTATAACCACTTGTTAATTCTTTATGGCAGTGGAAAGGCACTCAGGGATAGGTTTTGTGAGAATACTGGaaactgggggtttttttaggaaataCACACAGTGCAAGGTCTTCTAATTTAAACGTTGTATCCTTATTTCCGAAACTTGTGAAAAAACATTGTTTCACAAATGAAACAGTCCTGCTAAACTCTGCATTCCCCAATTCCAGCAGCAAATCAAAGCAGAGAATCACCAATTCTGAATATTGGCAGCAGCCCTGGTATTTGCAGAGCACATATGAGCAGTATCTCAGCCCTACCTCTATTTGATGAAGTGATTTGAAAATAGACAGATCAAAAGGCAAGAGATGCTCCTGAATGTTACTGGTTCCAAAAGGTCCCCCTGTTCCAGTGATCTGTTATTTAAGACATTAAAGAACTGAGTTAGTGTACACAATCCAACTTGTTCACATTCCAGTCTTACACAGGCAATGGCCCAAGGGCAGTGGCTTGGAAAGACAGTCAAAGTTCCAAGcaatttttcaaatatgaaatGATTCAGGAGACTTGTAGGTTAActcttcaggaaaacaaatactAGTTGCTCCAGCTAAGTGCACTGAACTTGAAGTGCCACCTTGTGCTTGCATTCTGTAGCACATGGGGCATGCAAAAAGCAATATCATAAGCAAGCCTGACGAAGGCTCCATTCTTAGctgaaaatcagagaaaattcactgaaaacaaCTTCCATGAAACTTGTGAACTCTCCAAGTCAGCGCTGTCTTTAATTCCACTACAAGGGATGAAGTTGAAGGCATTGACAAGATGGGTTTGAAGAAAACAAGCATTACACTGATACATCAATAAAAATGCAGCTGGTATTTCCATACGGTCATAGGATTCTGGCCTCAGAGCATGtcagcagcacaaaaagcagGTGGCTTCATTATGTTTGCTGTGAATAGAATTTTGAGAGAAAACTCAAAGagttttctctggttttatgTATCTTACAAGTTCTGAATGTGCCCACTCACAAGCATTCAGAAGGGCTAGAAATTCTGCAGATGCTGATTTTTCTAAACAATAAGCTCTTCTCCAGCCAGAAAATCCTCCCTTTAGAGGATTCTATACAAACAGGGGATGACAAAGGCAACTGAGGAGCCCCAGGAacatcagcacagctgtggctttGCTTCCCTGATTCACCATTTGATTTCAGCTTTGAACACACTACACAGTTAAAAGGCAGTTCCTCATGCAATAAAGGGGCTAAAATGAGTTTTTGAGTCATAGCAAGCAGtgttaaaaaattactttaggGAAAGTCTAATTCATTTATTTGGTAGAAAAAAAGGTCAAATTGTCTCCTGACAAAAATGATCTATTCTGAGGCCATTTTACATTTATTCTGAAATGGCATTTTAGCTAGAATTTCAGGGCCTTCTATGAAACTGAGGCActttttaggattttatttttaactctcaGATGCAGTCAGACAGTGAGAAACGGGGCAAAATTTATACAGGTGCATATATGCACATGTATTCATATATAGTGCTTGCAAAGAAAGCAAGGTTGAAAAGgtcaatatttatttctttacccatccctgctggcacccagcaggATTTTGTGGCTGCATCTATACAGAGGGCATTGCTGAAAAGACCACATCACACACAAACACCTTGGCTAGAGACAGCATGGATTGAAGGTTGGCAGCATAAACACCTATTTAAGATTGACCTCACCTTTAGATACTTGAGTCTACAAGTGAAATCCAGAATATGCCCAAGATCTGTTTTGGCATCTCCATTAGCACAGGTAGGtttg is a window encoding:
- the NISCH gene encoding nischarin isoform X3; this encodes MEAAAGGEDGEEPPREARVLGSELVETYTVYIIQVSVGNHQWTVKHRYSDFHDLHEKLVSEKKIDKNLLPPKKIIGKNSKSLVEKRQKELEIYLQTLLLKFPVTAPKVLSHFLHFHLYEINGITAALAEELFHKGEQLLMAGEVFTIRPLQLYAVTQQLLQGKPTCANGDAKTDLGHILDFTCRLKYLKITGTGGPFGTSNIQEHLLPFDLSIFKSLHQIEISHCGGKLIKGLTSSKHALATLSVRFSATSMKEILVPEASEFDHWEPEDALDSSCPVTAIIPTWRTLTTLDMSHNSISEIDDSVKLIPKIEFLDLSHNGVSVVENLQHLYNLVHLDLSYNKLTSLEGVHTKLGNIKTLNLAGNQLERLCGLNKLYSLVNLDLSNNKIEQIDEVKNIGGLPCLEKVMLSSNPLSIIPDYRTKVLAQFGDRASEVCLDNTVTTEKELDTVEVLKAIQKAKEVKYKLSNSDKKISEDSRLTAASSKSNCSSLTVRPSSPSLPRPVSSSQEIICEETVLASSFLQSSDSTPTDHTVPQRCFEIPDSRCKIQAPASSLTSCKDYGGGHHV
- the NISCH gene encoding nischarin isoform X4, translating into MEAAAGGEDGEEPPREARVLGSELVETYTVYIIQVSVGNHQWTVKHRYSDFHDLHEKLVSEKKIDKNLLPPKKIIGKNSKSLVEKRQKELEIYLQTLLLKFPVTAPKVLSHFLHFHLYEINGITAALAEELFHKGEQLLMAGEVFTIRPLQLYAVTQQLLQGKPTCANGDAKTDLGHILDFTCRLKYLKITGTGGPFGTSNIQEHLLPFDLSIFKSLHQIEISHCGGKLIKGLTSSKHALATLSVRFSATSMKEILVPEASEFDHWEPEDALDSSCPVTAIIPTWRTLTTLDMSHNSISEIDDSVKLIPKIEFLDLSHNGVSVVENLQHLYNLVHLDLSYNKLTSLEGVHTKLGNIKTLNLAGNQLERLCGLNKLYSLVNLDLSNNKIEQIDEVKNIGGLPCLEKVMLSSNPLSIIPDYRTKVLAQFGDRASEVCLDNTVTTEKELDTVEVLKAIQKAKEVKYKLSNSDKKISEDSRLTAASSKSNCSSLTVRPSSPSLPRPVSSSQGNHK
- the NISCH gene encoding nischarin isoform X5, producing MEAAAGGEDGEEPPREARVLGSELVETYTVYIIQVSVGNHQWTVKHRYSDFHDLHEKLVSEKKIDKNLLPPKKIIGKNSKSLVEKRQKELEIYLQTLLLKFPVTAPKVLSHFLHFHLYEINGITAALAEELFHKGEQLLMAGEVFTIRPLQLYAVTQQLLQGKPTCANGDAKTDLGHILDFTCRLKYLKITGTGGPFGTSNIQEHLLPFDLSIFKSLHQIEISHCGGKLIKGLTSSKHALATLSVRFSATSMKEILVPEASEFDHWEPEDALDSSCPVTAIIPTWRTLTTLDMSHNSISEIDDSVKLIPKIEFLDLSHNGVSVVENLQHLYNLVHLDLSYNKLTSLEGVHTKLGNIKTLNLAGNQLERLCGLNKLYSLVNLDLSNNKIEQIDEVKNIGGLPCLEKVMLSSNPLSIIPDYRTKVLAQFGDRASEVCLDNTVTTEKELDTVEVLKAIQKAKEVKYKLSNSDKKK